Proteins encoded together in one Streptomyces sp. B1I3 window:
- the ptsP gene encoding phosphoenolpyruvate--protein phosphotransferase yields the protein METTLRGVGVSHGVAIGEVRHMGTAVLEPPAKQIPAEEAEREQGRARQAVEAVAADLIARGNLAGGEAQHVLEAQAMMAQDPELIADVERRIAVGSTAERGVYDAFAAYRALLANAGEYLAGRVADLDDVRNRIVARLLGVPMPGVPDSDEPYVLIARDLAPADTALLDPTLVLGFVTEEGGPTSHSAILARALGVPAVVALPGAGEITEGTVVAVDGSTGEIFVEPSEDKRSEMESAAAARKAALSATTGPGATSDGHKVPLLANIGGPADVPAAVEAGAEGVGLFRTEFLFLDDSKQAPSEEKQVTAYRAVLEAFPEGRVVVRVLDAGADKPLDFLTPADEPNPALGVRGLRSLLDHPDVLRTQLTALSKAAEGLPVYLEVMAPMVADRADAKAFADACREAGLQAKFGAMVEIPSAALRARSILQEVEFLSLGTNDLAQYTFAADRQVGAVSRLQDPWQPALLDLVALSADAARAEGKSCGVCGEAASDPLLACVLTGLGVTSLSMGAASIPYVRATLAKHTLAQCERAASAARAADSADEARLAAQAVLSGE from the coding sequence ATGGAGACAACGCTGCGAGGCGTCGGCGTGAGCCACGGTGTGGCGATCGGCGAGGTTCGGCACATGGGCACGGCGGTCCTGGAGCCGCCCGCCAAACAGATTCCCGCGGAGGAGGCCGAGCGCGAACAGGGGCGTGCCCGCCAGGCCGTGGAAGCTGTCGCGGCCGACCTGATTGCGCGCGGCAATCTGGCGGGGGGCGAGGCTCAGCACGTGCTCGAGGCCCAGGCCATGATGGCTCAGGACCCCGAGCTCATCGCCGATGTGGAGCGCCGCATCGCTGTCGGCAGCACCGCCGAGCGGGGCGTGTACGACGCGTTCGCCGCCTACCGGGCGCTGCTCGCCAATGCCGGTGAGTACCTGGCGGGGCGGGTCGCCGACCTCGACGACGTACGCAACCGGATCGTCGCGCGACTGCTCGGCGTCCCGATGCCGGGCGTGCCGGACAGCGACGAGCCGTACGTACTGATCGCGCGTGACCTGGCTCCGGCGGACACGGCGCTGCTCGATCCGACGCTGGTCCTGGGCTTCGTCACCGAGGAGGGCGGGCCGACCAGCCACAGCGCGATCCTCGCGCGGGCGCTCGGCGTGCCGGCCGTCGTGGCCCTTCCTGGAGCCGGGGAGATCACCGAGGGCACGGTCGTCGCGGTCGACGGCAGTACCGGTGAGATCTTCGTCGAGCCGAGCGAGGATAAGCGTTCCGAGATGGAGAGCGCCGCGGCGGCCCGCAAGGCGGCTCTCTCCGCCACGACCGGTCCCGGTGCCACCTCCGACGGCCACAAGGTCCCGCTGCTCGCCAACATCGGTGGTCCTGCGGACGTGCCGGCGGCGGTGGAGGCCGGCGCCGAGGGCGTCGGGCTCTTCCGTACCGAGTTCCTGTTCCTGGACGACAGCAAGCAGGCTCCGTCCGAGGAGAAGCAAGTCACGGCCTACCGCGCGGTACTGGAGGCGTTCCCCGAGGGGCGCGTGGTCGTCCGGGTGCTGGACGCGGGTGCGGACAAGCCGCTGGACTTCCTGACACCCGCGGACGAGCCGAACCCCGCGCTCGGTGTCCGTGGCCTGCGCAGTCTGCTCGACCACCCCGATGTCCTGCGGACGCAGCTGACGGCCCTGTCCAAGGCGGCCGAGGGTCTGCCGGTGTACCTCGAGGTCATGGCCCCGATGGTGGCGGACCGCGCCGACGCCAAGGCGTTCGCCGACGCCTGCCGTGAGGCTGGGCTGCAGGCGAAGTTCGGCGCGATGGTGGAGATTCCGTCCGCCGCACTGCGGGCGCGCTCGATCCTGCAGGAAGTCGAGTTCCTCTCGCTGGGCACCAACGACCTGGCGCAGTACACCTTCGCGGCCGACCGTCAGGTGGGAGCCGTGTCCCGGCTCCAGGACCCCTGGCAGCCCGCGCTCCTGGACCTGGTCGCGCTGTCGGCCGACGCCGCCAGGGCCGAGGGCAAGAGCTGCGGTGTCTGCGGTGAGGCTGCATCGGACCCCCTTCTCGCCTGTGTGCTGACGGGTCTGGGCGTCACCTCCCTCTCGATGGGTGCCGCGTCCATTCCCTACGTGCGCGCGACGCTCGCGAAACACACGCTGGCGCAGTGTGAGCGCGCGGCGTCCGCCGCCCGCGCCGCGGACTCCGCCGATGAGGCGCGCCTCGCCGCGCAGGCCGTGCTGTCGGGCGAGTAG
- a CDS encoding PTS glucose transporter subunit IIA, whose product MTTVTSPLAGRVIGLTAVPDPVFSGAMVGPGTAIDPLREPSEAVSPVDGIVVSLHPHAFVVVDDQGHGVLTHLGIDTVQLNGEGFELLVNKGDTVTRGQGIVRWDPAGVEAAGKSAICPVVALEATADSLSDVREDGDVKIGETLFGWQ is encoded by the coding sequence ATGACCACAGTGACGTCCCCTCTTGCCGGCCGCGTCATCGGACTCACCGCGGTTCCCGACCCGGTGTTCTCCGGCGCGATGGTGGGTCCCGGTACCGCCATCGACCCGCTGCGCGAGCCGTCGGAGGCCGTCTCGCCGGTCGACGGCATCGTCGTCTCCCTGCACCCGCACGCCTTCGTCGTCGTGGACGACCAGGGACACGGCGTGCTCACACATCTCGGTATCGACACCGTCCAGCTCAACGGTGAGGGTTTCGAGCTCCTGGTGAACAAGGGGGACACCGTGACCCGTGGCCAGGGCATCGTGCGCTGGGACCCGGCCGGTGTGGAGGCAGCCGGAAAGTCCGCGATCTGCCCGGTCGTGGCGCTCGAGGCCACCGCCGACTCCCTCTCCGATGTCCGCGAGGACGGCGACGTGAAGATCGGCGAGACGCTGTTCGGCTGGCAGTGA